The following proteins are encoded in a genomic region of Periophthalmus magnuspinnatus isolate fPerMag1 chromosome 10, fPerMag1.2.pri, whole genome shotgun sequence:
- the LOC117377557 gene encoding signal-transducing adaptor protein 1-like gives MAVPPRVVHQRRATITALPLYYSGHLFKKQKGEKDFKKFYGELRGSALFFYADIKQDTYTERLDLDQLKSMDLDSPFKKMAPAIFTLTMGKKEVKLKIDNADTGEEWRGYILTIAKKEIPSSLQLMPGQKLQLEDALYQEKKRTAALGPNPPLPPRPAFLSNSSPRSQDSPPPQTDVSSLGMPSCFFSVSRQEAEQMLERNPEYGNIILRPSSKTNSYGLTMRILTNSGPVMKNYRVTSIPSSGFIIELDSPVKVPSLNAVIDYVLQKTEYRLLPYSPSEPYDTTLEKPMVPLSAATSSTSNEMKPLPKAMVKPIIHKRDEPDQRSDKSDYNVYLVPEDEVKSEHSFNGELRDALQKRRDALYSSNDNGAYETST, from the exons ATGGCAGTCCCTCCGAGAGTGGTCCATCAAAGACGAGCTACGATCACAGCTCTGCCTCTCTATTACTCCGGACACTTGTTCAAGAAGCAAAAAGGAGAAAAG GATTTTAAGAAGTTCTATGGAGAACTGCGTGGATCTGCGTTGTTCTTTTATGCAGATATTAAACAGGATacg TACACAGAAAGGTTGGATCTTGACCAGCTGAAGTCTATGGATTTAGATTCTCCTTTTAAAAAAATGGCACCAGCAATCTTCACCCTCACCATGGGCAAAAAGGAAgtaaaactaaag ATAGACAACGCAGACACAGGAGAAGAGTGGAGAGGATACATCCTCACAATAGCAAAG aagGAGATCCCCAGCTCACTGCAGTTGATGCCTGGTCAGAAGCTGCAGTTGGAGGATGCTCTGTATCAGGAGAAGAAGAgaacagctgccctgggaccaAATCCTCCTTTGCCTCCGCGACCTGCCTTCCTGTCCAATTCATCACCGCGCAGCCAGGACAGTCCCCCGCCCCAGACAGATGTCAGCAGCCTGGGCATGCCTTC GTGCTTCTTCAGTGTATCGCGGCAGGAGGCAGAGCAGATGCTGGAGAGAAATCCTGAATATGGGAACATTATCCTCCGACCCTCCAGCAAGACCAACAGTTACGGCTTAACCATGAGAATACTCACAAACAG TGGGCCGGTCATGAAGAACTACAGAGTTACTTCAATTCCAAGTTCTGGATTCATTATTGAACTTGACTCACCG GTCAAAGTGCCATCGCTAAATGCAGTGATAGATTATGTTCTTCAGAAAACGGAGTACCGTCTTCTACCATATAGTCCCTCTGAACCCTACGATACCACTCTTG AGAAGCCTATGGTTCCCCTGTCTGCTGCAACTTCATCAAcatcaaatgaaatgaaacccTTACCAAAAGCTATGGTGAAGCCCATAATCCATAAGAGGGATGAGCCTGACCAAAGGTCAGACAAATCAGATTACAACGTATACTTAGTTCCAGAAGATGAAGTCAAAAGTG AACATTCATTTAATGGGGAGCTCCGTGACGCTCTGCAGAAGAGGAGGGATGCGTTGTACAGCAGTAATGACAATGGAGCTTACGAAACAAGCACTTGA
- the ankrd13d gene encoding ankyrin repeat domain-containing protein 13D translates to MAQEAYPLHFLVWNNQFMELERELQKKEHSVERLDTRGRTPLELAVSLGHLESARVLLRHSADPTHVGAQGWAILQEAVSTGDPELVQLILQYRDFKRATERLAGIPELLSKLRQARDFYVEMKWEFTSWVPLVSKVCPSDVYRVWKSGSCLRVDTTLLGFEHMTWLKGRRSYIFKGGDDGAVVMEVDHEKQVVYTEPLVLSPRDAPSLLAAMQPSQENTAQRLTSPIVSTHLNTRNIAFERNKSGIWGWRSEKTEVVSGYEAKVYSATNVELVTRSRTEHLSDQDKSRSKGSKTPLQSFLGIAEQHTAHNGSNVSQCASPHNPTAITAEEYFNPEFNLNGRDIGRPIELTSKVQRFKATLWLSETHPLSLAEQVTPIIDLMAISNAHFAKLRDFITLRLPPGFPVKIEIPLFHVLNARVTFSNLCGCDEPVSSVTLHKPESPVEAGQAPPPFHCEVDPSVFEPPPDYTTLGPGRSEPMRDEDDNLLQFAIQQSLLDAGTESDQVTIWEALTNSRPVPQSPSYEEDSQLERAIQESLSISLAGREGDSSADLNQSPSVSPEDPGANSPLSLSSGGDSRLSGQFGVAASFDEQLRLAMELSCREQEEIDRKRKEEEEELERILQLSLTEK, encoded by the exons ATGGCCCAAGAGGCGTATCCCCTGCATTTTCTGGTGTGGAACAATCAGTTCATGGAGCTTGAGCGAGAGTTGCAGAAAAAAGAG CACAGCGTGGAGCGGCTGGACACGCGGGGGCGCACCCCTCTGGAGCTGGCGGTGAGTCTGGGCCACCTGGAGTCCGCCCGAGTCCTGCTCCGACACTCTGCAGACCCAACACACGTCGGTGCTCAGGGCTGGGCCA ttttgCAGGAGGCAGTCAGCACTGGAGACCCAGAACTAGTCCAGCTCATTCTTCAGTACCGGGATTTTAAACGCGCTACAGAGAGGCTGGCTGGCATCCCAGAACTGCTCAGCAAACTTAGACAG GCACGAGACTTTTATGTAGAAATGAAATGGGAGTTCACCAGTTGGG TGCCTTTAGTGTCAAAGGTCTGTCCTAGTGATGTTTACCGTGTGTGGAAAAGTGGATCGTGCCTGCGTGTGGACACTACTCTTTTGGGCTTTGAGCACATGACATGGCTGAAAGGCCGACGGAGCTACATCTTTAAGGGCGGAG ATGATGGTGCAGTGGTGATGGAGGTGGACCAtgaaaagcaggtggtgtacaCAGAGCCTCTGGTGCTCTCCCCCCGAGATGCGCCGTCTCTTCTTGCAGCCATGCAGCCTTCACAGGAAAACACTGCCCAGAGACTGACATCCCCAATTGTCTCCACACATCTCAATACTCGCAACATTGCCTTTGAACG GAACAAGTCCGGAATTTGGGGCTGGCGTTCTGAGAAAACTGAAGTGGTCAGTGGGTACGAAGCCAAG gtttacAGTGCTACTAATGTGGAGCTGGTCACTCGGTCAAGGACAGAGCATCTGTCAGACCAAGACAAATCAAGAAGCAAAG GTTCAAAGACGCCTTTGCAGTCATTCTTAGGAATAGCTGAACAGCACACAGCTCATAATGGA agTAATGTGTCCCAGTGTGCCAGTCCTCACAACCCTACAGCCATCACTGCAGAGGAGTACTTCAACCCAGAATTCAATCTAAATGGGCGAGACATTGGACGGCCCATTGAGCTCACCAGTAAAGTCCAAAG GTTCAAAGCGACACTGTGGCTAAGTGAGACTCACCCTTTGTCGCTGGCAGAGCAGGTGACACCCATTATTGACCTCATGGCCATTTCAAATGCCCACTTTGCAAAGCTGCGCGACTTCATCACCCTGCGTCTGCCACCAGGTTTTCCTGTTAAAATAG AGATTCCCTTGTTTCACGTGTTGAATGCTCGGGTCACGTTCAGTAACTTGTGTGGTTGTGATGAACCGGTCAGCTCAGTGACACTACACAAACCCGAGAGCCCAGTTGAAGCGG GTCAAGCACCTCCACCCTTTCACTGCGAAGTTGACCCCTCTGTGTTTGAGCCCCCACCGGACTACACCACTCTGGGCCCGGGGCGCAGTGAACCAATGCGGGACGAGGATGATAATTTGCTACAGTTTGCCATTCAGCAAAGTCTGTTGGACGCAGGCACAGAGAGTGACCAG GTAACAATATGGGAGGCTTTGACCAACAGTCGACCTGTCCCTCAGTCTCCATCATATGAAGAGGACTCCCAGCTGGAGAG GGCAATCCAAGAGTCCCTGTCGATCTCCCTGGCCGGACGGGAAGGGGATAGCtctgcagatttaaaccagtctCCTTCAGTGTCACCAGAGGACCCGGGGGCAaactcccctctgtctctgagctctggGGGAGATTCGCGGTTGTCAGGGCAGTTTGGTGTGGCGGCAAGCTTTGATGAGCAGCTGCGGCTCGCCATGGAGCTGTCGTGCAGGGAACAGGAGGAAATAGACAG GAAGCgtaaggaagaggaggaggaactaGAGAGGATACTGCAGCTGTCACTCACCGAGAAGTAA
- the kdm2ab gene encoding lysine-specific demethylase 2A, which yields MEDPNTRYSKRLRTGTRRRYQDDGISDDEIEGKRTFDLDEKLLSERFTCDLIKYMDGKDFTFEYIQREGLKDPIVFKKSDGLGIQMPDPDFSVSDVKVFVGSRRIVDVMDVNTQKGIEMSMAQWGRYYETPPSEREKLYNVISLEFSHTKLENLVKRPASVDLIDWVDNMWPRHLKERQTDSTNAIIDMHYPKVQKYCLMSVQGCFTDFHIDFGGTSVWYHILRGRKVFWLIPPSPQNLEMYENWVLSGKQGDIFLGDKCHDCQRIELQQGYTFMIPSGWIHAVYTPEDTLVFGGNFLHSFNIPMQLNIYSIEDRTRVPAKFRYPFYYEMCWYVLERYLYCLTNTSHLTPEFQKYSLGIGLSPDDVNGNDATNEVPNSSEIVDVKMEEEMDKTDVAVPETKPKYALTPLELEGLWNLLGKLEELPAHKKCVPAGIENAEALLQDMRDVLLQHADDDPKLSYTGEPIVKWPKRPSWYEPPLPPPPPSVLYRPRLGPSGHKTRRSTKRSISALRRRRVRCKRCAACRRKECGSCQFCHDMRKFGGPGRMKKSCVMRQCLAPALPNTARCAICEEGEPEESNPSTHTLMECSVCNSIVHPRCIKEPGEGKISKDLPSCWECPKCYQGKGSASESSSDEESGESEGSNSLPGDVTRGGEASKRMRRGKPAPRPTAPPPSQRLLLQHQQSRKRASALELQLRKRIKLERSKLMAQKRVALERSGSRLLSRLRSPNNRHSLGRGRGITWESGSSFPTTAAAATGALEKPSSLNGTVSSKGRGRGVRLRGGAVGRGFHSRDHGPVDDSEDSSSSSSSNSSSTEEEEEEEEEEGTQNGSPGGDKENQPQTRTERLTTKDLEDEKDNQICAFNYEEQLEQDTQTENKDGFNKVTLQVPSRAKQDPSAIVPKLEAIASTTTSLIRNQIKALPRPPIRRPDIQTSRHTPPLTRSGRVCTHKTRQERVEASKRIKECKLVKLGRGGSASSSADHPRIPLSALQEGGSEADRESSGNGPACEREVWVSVFRYLSRADLCVCMAVCKNWYKWCLDKRLWTKIDLSIKPSVTPQALIGIIKRQPVTLDLSWTNISKKQLNWLIGRLPGLKDLMLAGCCWASISALCSPGCPLLRSLDLRYADGVKDAQIRDLTTPPGCDNRSPLRTIQILRLSGLDIGDSTVRLVIRHMPQLTKLDFSNCNSLSDHSINLLTAVGSSTRNTLTELNLAGCSKLSDTCLKYLRRLACITLLDLRGCKGVSRKACEEFISELSVNTLYCLSDEKLIERIS from the exons attttacatttgaatatatTCAGAGGGAAGGTCTCAAGGATCCCATTGTCTTTAAAAAGTCTGATGGCCTTGGCATACA AATGCCTGATCCTGACTTTAGTGTGAGCGATGTGAAGGTGTTCGTTG GTAGCAGACGCATCGTTGATGTAATGGATGTAAACACCCAGAAAGGAATTGAAATGTCAATGGCTCAGTGGGGGCGCTACTATGAAACACCGCCATCAGAAAGGGAGAAACTCTACAATGTCATCAGTCTGGAGTTTAGTCACACAAAGTTGGAGAATCTGGTCAAGCGTCCAGCTTCG gtggatcttATTGACTGGGTAGACAATATGTGGCCACGACATCTCAAAGAACGGCAAACGGACTCTACTAATGCTATTATTGATATGCATTATCctaaagtacaaaa ATATTGTCTAATGAGTGTACAGGGCTGCTTCACAGATTTTCATATTGACTTTGGTGGCACTTCAGTTTGGTACCACATTCTTCGAGGGAGAAAG GTATTTTGGCTTATTCCCCCTTCACCGCAAAATCtggaaatgtatgaaaattgGGTTTTATCTGGAAAGCAAGGAGACATATTTCTTGGGGACAAGTGTCATGACTGTCAACGGATAGAGCTGCAGCAAGGCTATACATTTATGATTCCATCAG GGTGGATCCATGCAGTGTACACTCCAGAGGATACTTTGGTGTTTGGGGGTAATTTCCTTCACAGCTTCAACATCCCCATGCAACTCAACATCTACAGCATTGAAGATCGTACAAGG GTACCAGCAAAGTTTCGTTATCCTTTCTACTATGAGATGTGTTGGTACGTCCTAGAGAGGTATCTTTACTGCTTGACAAACACCTCACATCTCACTCCTGAGTTCCAAAAATACTCCCTTGGAATTG GCCTTTCTCCAGATGATGTTAATGGAAATGATGCCACAAATGAAGTTCCCAATAGCTCTGAAATTGTAGATGTCAAGATGGAGGAGGAAATGGATAAAACGGATGTGGCTGTCCCAGAAACCAAACCCAAGTATGCGCTGACACCCCTGGAGCTAGAGGGACTGTGGAACCTTCTAGGGAAGCTCGAGGAGCTACCAGCCCATAAGAAGTGTGTCCCTGCAGGAATCGAGAATGCTGAAGCATTGCTTCAAGATATGAGG GATGTTTTACTGCAGCATGCAGACGATGACCCTAAACTGTCTTACACTGGCGAGCCCATTGTCAAGTGGCCAAAAAGG CCATCATGGTACgagccccccctccctccccctccaccGTCTGTATTATACCGCCCTCGATTGGGTCCCTCTGGCCACAAGACGAGACGTTCCACCAAACGATCCATATCTGCCCTGCGGCGCAGACGGGTGAGGTGTAAACGTTGCGCCGCATGCCGCAGGAAAGAGTGTGGCTCCTGCCAGTTTTGCCATGACATGAGGAAGTTTGGCGGCCCTGGGCGCATGAAGAAAAGCTGTGTCATGAGGCAGTGCTTGgct CCTGCTTTGCCTAACACGGCAAGATGTGCCATATGTGAAGAAGGTGAACCGGAAGAATCTAATCCAAGCACTCACACACTCATGGAGTGCTCAGTTTGTAATAGCATTGTTCATCCACGGTGTATCAag GAACCAGGTGAAGGAAAAATCAGTAAAGATTTGCCCAGTTGTTGGGAGTGTCCAAAGTGTTACCAAGGCAAAGGCTCAGCATCAGAG TCATCTAGTGATGAGGAAAGTGGTGAATCTGAAGGCTCCAACTCTTTGCCTGGAGACGTTACTCGTGGAGGTGAAGCTAGCAAAAGGATGAGACGTGGGAAACCTGCGCCCCGtccaacagcgccccctccctCTCAGAGGCTACTTCTCCAGCATCAGCAGAGTCGAAAAAGAGCCAGTGCACTGGAGCTTCAGCTCAGAAAGCGG aTCAAGTTGGAGAGAAGCAAACTAATGGCG CAAAAACGAGTCGCCCTTGAGCGTTCAGGCTCTAGATTGCTGTCCAGGTTGCGATCTCCAAACAACAGACATTCCCTGGGCAGGGGTCGGGGAATAACCTGGGAGAGTGGCTCCTCGTTCcccaccacagcagcagcagcgactGGGGCACTGGAGAAGCCATCCTCTTTGAATGGGACTGTGAGTTCTAAAGGCCGAGGCCGTGGAGTGAGGTTGCGAGGTGGAGCTGTAGGAAGAGGGTTTCATTCCAGAGACCATGGACCTGTAGATGACAGTgaagacagcagcagcagtagcagctccaacagcagcagtacggaggaggaggaagaggaggaggaagaggaaggaacacaaaatggctctccagGAGGAGATAAAGAGAACCAGCCGCAAACGAGGACAGAGAGATTGACAACCAAAGACCTGGAAGATGAAAAAGACAACCAAATCTGTGCATTCAATTATGAGGAGCAGTTGGAGCAAGATACCCAAACTGAAAATAAAGATGGCTTTAACAAAGTGACTCTACAAGTACCAAGCAGGGCTAAGCAAGACCCATCGGCCATTGTTCCTAAATTGGAAGCTATTGCCTCAACTACTACTTCATTAATACGCAACCAGATTAAAGCTCTTCCTCGGCCACCCATCCGACGTCCTGATATCCAGACCAGCAGGCACACGCCACCGCTCACACGCAGTGGTCGTGTGTGTACTCACAAAACTCGCCAAGAGAGGGTGGAGGCCTCTAAAAGAATAAAAGAGTGTAAACTCGTTAAACTTGGCCGTGGGGGATCAGCTTCTTCGTCTGCTGATCATCCTCGCATCCCTCTGTCGGCTCTGCAGGAAGGTGGCAGTGAGGCAGACCGAGAGAGCAGTGGTAACGGGCCGGCCTGTGAAAGGGAGGTGTGGGTGTCTGTCTTCCGCTACTTAAGTCGAGCAGATTTATGCGTCTGCATGGCTGTCTGCAAAAACTGGTACAAATG GTGCTTAGACAAACGGCTTTGGACAAAAATTGATCTCAGCATCAAGCCCAGTGTCACTCCTCAGGCACTTATAGGTATAATAAAAAGGCAGCCTGTCACACTAGATCTGTCTTGGACCAACATTTCCAAAAAGCAGCTTAACTGGCTTATTGGTCGCTTACCTG GTCTTAAGGACCTAATGTTGGCAGGTTGTTGTTGGGCATCTATTTCTGCTCTTTGTTCGCCTGGTTGCCCTCTCCTCCGTTCATTAGACCTGCGTTATGCAGATGGAGTCAAAGACGCTCAGATCAGGGACCTGACTACCCCACCAG gTTGTGATAACCGCAGTCCACTTCGCACCATTCAGATTTTAAGATTGTCTGGTTTGGACATCGGTGACTCGACGGTGCGCCTCGTAATCCGCCACATGCCTCAGTTAACAAAACTTGACTTTTCCAACTGCAACAGTCTCTCAGACCACTCCATTAACCTGCTCACTGCAGTGGGCTCGTCCACGCGAAACACCCTCACAGAACTCAACCTAGCAG GCTGCAGTAAACTGTCTGACACATGCCTCAAGTATCTCCGCCGTCTTGCCTGCATCACACTGCTCGACTTGCGGGGCTGCAAAGGTGTCTCCCGCAAAGCCTGTGAAGAATTCATCTCTGAGCTGTCTGTCAACACCCTCTACTGTCTGTCAGATGAAAAACTGATTGAGCGGATATCTTAA